The following coding sequences lie in one Paracidovorax avenae genomic window:
- a CDS encoding PPK2 family polyphosphate kinase, with the protein MEPPFDIRDKALAARWRDWQPPAAGIGRKDNNKDAPAFSLADFDPGKKPFSLGDKATDKAAVQDLAAELDGLQNLFYADRRFKLLVLLQGTDTSGKDGTVRGVFGQTSPLGVRAVGWKAPTETERAHDYLWRIHAQVPAAGETVVFNRSHYEDVLVPVVQGWITPEQHAQRLAHINDFERMLAETGTVIVKFMLHISKDEQRKRLQARLDDPAKHWKFEMGDIAARKQWDDYQRAYATLLAATHTPWAPWTIVPADSKTHRNLMIATVLREVLCNLDLRYPEGDPALAHFTIE; encoded by the coding sequence ATGGAGCCCCCCTTCGACATCCGCGACAAGGCCCTGGCCGCACGGTGGCGCGACTGGCAGCCGCCCGCAGCCGGGATCGGCAGGAAAGACAACAACAAAGACGCGCCCGCCTTCTCGCTCGCGGATTTCGATCCCGGCAAGAAGCCTTTCTCCCTCGGCGACAAGGCCACCGACAAGGCCGCCGTGCAGGACCTGGCCGCCGAACTGGACGGCCTGCAGAACCTCTTCTACGCCGACCGCCGCTTCAAGCTGCTGGTGCTGCTGCAGGGCACCGACACCTCCGGCAAGGACGGCACGGTGCGCGGCGTGTTCGGCCAGACCAGTCCACTGGGCGTGCGCGCAGTGGGCTGGAAAGCCCCGACCGAGACCGAGCGCGCGCACGACTACCTCTGGCGCATCCATGCCCAGGTGCCGGCGGCCGGCGAGACCGTGGTCTTCAACCGCAGCCACTACGAGGACGTACTGGTGCCCGTGGTGCAGGGATGGATCACGCCGGAGCAGCACGCCCAGCGCCTGGCGCACATCAACGACTTCGAGCGCATGCTGGCCGAGACCGGCACGGTGATCGTCAAGTTCATGCTGCACATCAGCAAGGACGAGCAGCGCAAGCGCCTGCAGGCCCGGCTGGACGATCCGGCCAAGCACTGGAAATTCGAGATGGGCGACATCGCGGCCCGCAAGCAGTGGGACGACTACCAGCGCGCCTACGCCACCCTGCTGGCCGCCACGCACACGCCCTGGGCGCCGTGGACCATCGTGCCGGCCGACTCCAAGACCCACCGCAACCTGATGATCGCCACCGTGCTGCGCGAGGTGCTGTGCAATCTCGACCTGCGCTACCCCGAGGGCGATCCGGCGCTGGCCCATTTCACGATCGAATGA